Proteins encoded together in one Penicillium digitatum chromosome 1, complete sequence window:
- a CDS encoding DNA-directed RNA polymerase, whose product MATFARPVASTINGVDFNVYSEEEIKALSVKRIHNTPTLDSFNNPVPGGLQDPAMGAWGDHVCTTCRQNSFTCTGHPGHIELPVPFYNVTFFDHIFRLLRAQCVYCLRLQMGRNQVNMYTCKLRLLQYGLVDEVSIVDAMGAVKGAKSKATKDKEDDSDDSDDPDDDDYMQKRTDYVTRRIREAKKEGKLDGLMPGGQNPIAAEARRELLKAFFKDINGFKKCVNCSGVSPAYKKDRYNKIFRKQLPEKQKLAMLQGGFQAPNTMVLLDQERNSKSKNGFSEIHGAEEEIRRGVAVVQEVQGSAGQEFMSSSEVYGALHLLFQKESEILQLVYNSRPVPKGVKVVSADMFFIKSLMVPPNKYRPAVQQGAGTVMEAQQNTSFNAILKGCDTINQISKEIQNEEEKTMSRARNYSDLLQAIVQLQDVVNGLIDRDRTSVTGSAAASQPNGIKQILEKKEGLFRKNMMGKRVNFAARSVISPDPNIEPNEIGVPLVFAKKLTFPEPVTNHNFWELKEAVINGPDKYPGASSIENENGQVINLKFKNLEERTALANQLLAPSNWRQKGSRNKKVYRHLTTGDYVLMNRQPTLHKPSIMGHKARVLPNERVIRMHYANCNTYNADFDGDEMNMHFPQNELAQAEARMLADADHQYLVATSGKPLRGLIQDHISMGTWVTCRDSFYDEEDYHQLLYSCLRPEHSHIVTDRIQLVEPAMRKPKCLWTGKQIITTILKNIQPPERGGLTLKSKSSTPGERWGEGNEEGEVIFQDGEYLCGILDKKQLGPTAGGLIDAIHEVYGYSTAGKLIGVLGRLLTRVLNLRGFSCGIDDLRLTKEGDRIRKEKLATAPQMGREVALKYVTLDKAPGDQTAELNRRLEEVLRDDDKQSGLDSVSNARSAKLSSEITSACLPYGLAKPFPWNQMQSMTISGAKGSGVNANLISCNLGQQVLEGRRVPLMISGKSLPSFKAFETNPMAGGYVSGRFLTGIKPQEYYFHAMAGREGLIDTAVKTSRSGYLQRCLIKGMEGLKAEYDSSVREASDGSIVQFLYGEDGLDITKQVHLNDFDFLAQNHISISKQVQADDYHKLAKENVTTWHKDAMKAVRKTGKIDAVDPVLSHFPPGGNLGSTSEAFAQELKKYADVNKNKLIKDKKKNIEGKITKKTFEALMNMKYMKSIIDPGEAVGIMAGQSVGEPSTQMTLNTFHLAGHSAKNVTLGIPRLREIVMTASAKIMTPTMTLLLNEEISKDDSEKFAKAISKLSIAELVDKVQVKERIGSGIGHARAKIYDIDIDFFPSEEYTKEYAIETKDVLIALKSKLIPRLVRLTKVELKKRNEEKKGVKGTTSQPEIGVSVGKIAEAPRGADSEAQPADDDNEDDEDDAKRAAGAQNRGNQVSYEGPDAGEQDIIRRQDTPDEDEDEDESSKPANDTRDVQMKDGSDSDSDSEDESDDETVHDSKACEEDVVGKFEEITKFKFDPKNGNTCSIQLQYDVETPKLLLLPLVEKVLHLAVIQCIPGMGNCVFVEADEAKGDPANILTEGVNLLAMRDYQDIIKPHSIYTNSIHDMLNLYGVEAARATIVREMDAVFKGHSISVDNRHLNLIGDVMTQSGGFKAFSRNGLVKDASSAFARASFETTVGALKDVVLERGADNLKSPSSRIVVGRVGTVGTGSFDILAPVA is encoded by the exons ATGGCAACTTTTGCGCGCCCGGTCGCCTCGACCATTAATGGGGTCGACTTCAATGTCTACTCCGAggaagagatcaaagctcTCTCGGTGAAAAGAATTCACAATACTCCGACTTTGGATTCATTTAACAATCCTGTTCCTGGAGGTCTTCAAGATCCTGCCATGGGCGCTTGGGGAGATCATGT ATGCACAACCTGTCGCCAGAACTCTTTCACTTGTACTGGACACCCTGGACACATTGAGCTACCAGTACCCTTCTATAATGTCACCTTCTTCGATCACATTTTCCGCCTTCTCCGAGCACAATGTGTGTACTGTCTTCGTCTGCAGATGGGTCGCAACCAGGTCAACATGTACACCTGCAAATTACGCCTTCTGCAATATGGCTTGGTCGACGAAGTTTCTATTGTCGATGCGATGGGAGCTGTCAAAGGAGCCAAATCAAAGGCCACCAAGGACAAGGAAGACGACTCGGACGACTCAGACGATCCCGATGATGATGACTATATGCAAAAGCGGACTGATTATGTCACTCGGCGCATCCGCgaagccaagaaagaggGAAAATTGGACGGATTGATGCCTGGCGGACAGAATCCTATTGCCGCAGAAGCCAGACGAGAGTTGCTCAAGGCTTTTTTCAAGGATATCAATGGGTTCAAGAAGTGTGTCAACTGCAGCGG AGTGTCCCCCGCTTATAAAAAGGACCGCTACAACAAAATTTTCCGAAAGCAATTAcccgagaagcagaagcttGCGATGCTGCAAGGAGGATTCCAGGCACCGAATACCATGGTCCTTCTCGACCAAGAAAGGAACTCCAAGTCTAAGAACGGTTTTTCTGAGATTCACGGAGCCGAGGAGGAAATTCGCCGTGGTGTGGCTGTCGTGCAGGAGGTACAGGGATCGGCCGGCCAGGAATTTATGTCTTCTTCCGAAGTCTATGGAgcacttcatcttcttttccaaAAAGAAAGTGAGATCCTGCAGCTTGTGTACAACTCTCGGCCAGTGCCCAAGGGAGTGAAAGTTGTGTCGGCGGACATGTTCTTCATCAAAAGTCTTATGGTGCCGCCAAACAAGTACCGGCCCGCAGTCCAGCAAGGTGCTGGAACAGTCATGGAGGCACAGCAGAACACTTCATTCAATGCGATTTTGAAGGGCTGTGACACTATCAACCAAATCAGTAAGGAGATCCAAaacgaggaagagaagaccATGTCTCGGGCACGGAACTACAGTGATCTCCTTCAAGCTATTGTTCAGCTCCAAGATGTGGTCAACGGTTTGATTGACCGCGATCGCACTTCGGTCACCGGCTCAGCTGCCGCGTCACAGCCTAACGGTATCAAACAGATTctcgagaagaaggaaggtTTGTTCCGAAAGAACATGATGGGCAAGCGTGTCAACTTTGCTGCTCGAAGTGTTATCTCGCCCGATCCCAACATCGAACCCAATGAGATTGGTGTACCCCTTGTCTTCGCCAAGAAGTTGACTTTCCCTGAACCTGTGACAAACCACAACTTCTGGGAGTTGAAGGAGGCTGTTATCAACGGTCCCGACAAATACCCCGGCGCTTCTTCAATCGAGAATGAAAATGGACAAGTAATCAACCTCAAGTTTAAGAACTTGGAAGAGCGCACAGCACTTGCCAACCAACTGCTCGCACCGTCAAATTGGCGCCAAAAAGGCTCGCGTAACAAGAAGGTCTACCGTCATCTCACCACTGGTGATTACGTCTTGATGAACCGTCAGCCAACTCTGCACAAACCCTCCATCATGGGTCACAAGGCTCGTGTCCTTCCCAACGAGCGGGTTATTCGCATGCACTACGCCAATTGTAACACCTACAACGCCGATTTCGATGGTGACGAGATGAATATGCATTTCCCTCAAAACGAGCTTGCTCAAGCGGAAGCCAGAATGCTGGCAGATGCCGACCACCAGTACCTCGTTGCGACATCAGGAAAGCCGCTGAGAGGTCTAATTCAAGATCATATTTCCATGGGAACGTGGGTCACGTGCCGTGACAGCTTCTATGACGAGGAGGACTATCACCAGCTGTTGTACAGTTGCTTGAGACCAGAACATTCGCACATTGTCACTGACCGGATCCAGCTGGTCGAGCCCGCCATGCGCAAGCCCAAGTGCCTATGGACTGGAAAGCAGATCATCACAACAATCCTTAAGAACATCCAGCCCCCAGAGCGAGGAGGGTTGACCTTGAAGAGTAAGTCTTCTACCCCTGGCGAACGATGGGGTGAGGGCaatgaagaaggagaagttATCTTCCAGGATGGAGAGTACCTTTGTGGTATCCTCGACAAGAAACAGCTCGGTCCCACCGCCGGTGGTCTCATCGATGCCATCCATGAAGTTTATGGATACAGCACTGCTGGTAAGCTCATCGGTGTTCTTGGAAGACTCCTCACTCGCGTCCTGAATTTGCGGGGTTTCAGCTGTGGTATCGACGATCTTCGGTTGACCAAGGAGGGTGACCGTATCCGCAAGGAGAAGTTAGCCACTGCTCCTCAGATGGGTCGCGAAGTTGCCTTGAAGTATGTGACCTTGGACAAGGCTCCTGGTGACCAAACTGCTGAGTTGAACCGACGATTGGAAGAGGTTCTTCGTGATGACGACAAACAAAGTGGCCTGGATAGCGTTTCTAACGCCCGGTCTGCCAAGCTTTCCTCTGAAATCACTAGCGCCTGTCTCCCGTACGGCCTTGCTAAGCCTTTCCCTTGGAATCAAATGCAGTCTATGACGATATCTGGAGCAAAGGGATCCGGTGTTAATGCCAACCTGATTTCTTGTAATCTCGGCCAACAGGTTCTTGAAGGTCGCCGTGTACCACTCATGATCAGTGGAAAGAGTCTTCCGTCATTCAAAGCTTTCGAAACTAACCCGATGGCAGGAGGTTACGTTTCTGGTCGTTTCTTGACCGGAATCAAGCCTCAGGAATATTACTTCCACGCCATGGCTGGTCGTGAGGGTCTGATTGATACTGCTGTCAAGACCTCTAGATCTGGTTACCTGCAACGTTGTTTGATTAAGGGCATGGAAGGTCTTAAGGCTGAATACGACTCCTCTGTCCGTGAAGCGTCAGATGGCTCCATTGTCCAGTTCTTGTACGGAGAGGACGGTCTCGATATCACCAAACAGGTGCACCTGAACGACTTTGATTTCCTTGCCCAGAACCACATCTCCATTTCCAAGCAAGTCCAAGCAGATGATTACCACAAACTGGCCAAGGAAAACGTAACTACTTGGCACAAGGACGCCATGAAGGCGGTCCGCAAGACCGGAAAGATTGATGCTGTGGACCCTGTGTTGTCTCACTTCCCCCCTGGAGGAAACCTCGGAAGTACATCCGAAGCGTTCGCCCAGGAGCTAAAGAAG TATGCGGACGTCAACAAAAACAAGCTCAtcaaagacaagaagaagaacatcGAGGGCAAGATTACCAAGAAGACCTTCGAAGCACTGATGAACATGAAGTATATGAAGTCTATCATTGACCCCGGTGAGGCTGTCGGAATTATGGCCGGTCAATCCGTCGGAGAACCCTCCACACAGATGACTCTCAACACCTTCCATTTGGCTGGTCACTCGGCAAAGAACGTCACACTAGGTATTCCCCGTCTACGTGAAATTGTTATGACTGCAAGTGCCAAGATTATGACACCTACGATGACTCTTCTTCTGAACGAAGAGATTTCCAAGGATGACTCGGAGAAATTTGCCAAGGCTATCAGCAAACTGAGTATTGCTGAACTTGTTGACAAGGTGCAAGTCAAGGAACGCATTGGCTCGGGCATTGGCCACGCCAGGGCTAAGATCTACGACATCGACATTGACTTTTTCCCGTCTGAAGAATACACTAAGGAATACGCCATTGAGACCAAGGATGTTCTGATTGCTCTGAAATCCAAGCTCATCCCTCGGTTGGTGAGACTCACCAAGGTCGAGCTAAAGAAGCGCaacgaagagaagaagggcGTTAAGGGCACAACTTCCCAGCCCGAAATTGGTGTTTCGGTCGGTAAAATCGCGGAGGCACCAAGAGGCGCCGACTCTGAGGCCCAGCCAGCCGACGATGACAATGAAGACGACGAGGACGATGCCAAGCGGGCCGCCGGAGCTCAGAATAGGGGCAACCAGGTCTCCTACGAAGGACCCGACGCCGGCGAGCAAGATATCATCAGACGCCAAGATACccccgatgaagacgaagacgaagatgagAGCAGCAAGCCTGCCAACGACACTCGCGACGTGCAAATGAAGGACGGCTCGGACTCGGACTCGGACTCCGAAGATGAGTCTGACGATGAGACCGTCCACGACAGCAAGGCGTGCGAGGAAGATGTCGTGGGCAAGTTCGAGGAGATCACGAAGTTCAAGTTCGACCCAAAGAACGGCAACACGTGCTCCATCCAACTGCAGTACGACGTTGAGACCCCCAAACTTCTCCTCCTTCCCCTGGTTGAAAAAGTTCTGCACCTCGCTGTCATCCAGTGCATCCCCGGCATGGGCAACTGTGTCTTCGTCGAGGCCGATGAGGCGAAGGGTGATCCCGCCAACATCCTCACTGAGGGTGTCAACCTGCTCGCCATGCGTGACTATCAGGATATCATCAAGCCCCACTCGATCTACACCAACTCCATCCACGACATGCTCAACCTGTACGGTGTTGAAGCTGCTCGCGCTACTATCGTCCGCGAAATGGATGCCGTTTTCAAAGGTCACAGTATCTCCGTTGACAACCGTCACTTGAATTTGATCGGTGATGTGATGACACAGTCCGGTGGCTTCAAGGCCTTCAGTCGCAATGGCTTGGTCAAGGATGCCTCATCTGCCTTCGCACGGGCCAGTTTCGAGACTACCGTCGGCGCTCTGAAGGACGTTGTGCTCGAGAGGGGTGCCGATAACCTCAAGAGTCCTAGTAGCCGAATTGTTGTTGGCCGTGTCGGTACCGTTGGCACTGGTTCGTTCGACATTCTTGCTCCCGTAGCATAG
- a CDS encoding TFIIH complex helicase Rad3, putative has protein sequence MKFFIDDLPVLFPYPRIYPEQYAYMCDLKKTLDAGGHCVLEMPSGTGKTVSLLSLIVAYQQHYPEHRKLIYCSRTMSEIEKALAELKALMEHRAKELGHEEEFRALGLTSRKNLCLHPSVKREKSGTVVDARCRSLTAGFVKEKKERGEDVELCVYHENLDLLEPHNLVPPGVFTLDGLARYGEEHKQCPYFSARRMMPWCNIIIYSYHYLLDPKIAERVSRELSKDCIVVFDEAHNIDNVCIESLSIDLSEDSLRKATRGANNLERRIEEMKSTDEEKLKNEYSKLVEGLQEAEKAREEDQFISNPVLPDDLLKEAVPGNIRRAEHFVSFLKRFIEYLKTRMKVTHTISETPPSFLTHLKDLTYIERKPLRFCAERLTSLVRTLELVNIEDYQPLQEVATFATLVATYDKGFVLILEPFESEAATVPNPILHFTCLDAAIAIKPVFDRFSSVIITSGTLSPLEMYPKMLGFTAVLQESYSMTLARRSFLPMIVTRGSDQAQVSSSFGIRNDPGVVRNYGSLVTEFARITPDGVVVFFPSYLYMESIISMWQGMGILDQIWNYKLILVETPDAQESSLALETYRTACCNGRGAILFCVARGKVSEGIDFDHHYGRAVLCIGVPFQYTESRILKARLEFLRENYRIRENDFLSFDAIRHAAQCLGRVLRGKDDYGVMVLADRRFERKRPQLPKWINQAMLDSETNLSTDMAVSNAKNFLRTMAQPFKSKDQEGISTWGLADIERHEAKRRTEEERMMREVNDGHPIGGIIPSASLVVEDEYDDNIDADLMMLDAP, from the exons ATGAAGTTCTTCATAGA TGATCTTCCGGTGCTGTTTCCATATCCTCGCATCTACCCCGAACAATATGCCTACATGTGCGATCTCAAAAAGACCCTCGACGCAGGGGGTCACTGTGTGCTGGAAATGCCCTCAGGAACTGGCAAGACAGTTTCGCTACTGTCGTTGATCGTCGCCTACCAACAGCATTATCCAGAGCACCGTAAGCTCATCTACTGCTCCCGAACCATGTCGGAGATCGAGAAAGCGTTAGCGGAGTTGAAGGCTTTGATGGAACATCGTGCTAAGGAGCTGGGTCATGAGGAGGAATTCCGTGCGCTTGGCCTAACCAGTCGGAAGAATCTTTGTCTTCATCCTTCGgtaaagagagagaaaagcgGTACCGTAGTTGATGCTAGATGCAGAAGCTTGACGGCTGGGTttgtcaaggagaagaaggagcgcGGTGAAGATGTTGAGCTTTGCGTATACCATGAG AACCTTGACTTGCTCGAACCACATAACCTCGTCCCCCCCGGCGTTTTCACACTCGACGGGTTGGCAAGATACGGAGAAGAGCATAAACAATGTCCCTACTTCTCCGCTCGACGCATG ATGCCGTGGTGCAATATCATTATCTATTCCTATCACTATCTTCTCGATCCTAAAATTGCGGAACGAGTGTCACGAGAGCTCTCAAAAGATTGCATCGTGGTCTTTGACGAAGCGCACAACATTGACAACGTCTGTATCGAATCACTCAGTATAGACCTGAGCGAGGATTCTCTACGAAAAGCGACTCGGGGTGCAAACAATCTGGAACGCAGAATCGAAGAAATGAAGAGCACAGATGAAGAAAAACTCAAGAACGaatactcaaaattagtGGAGGGGCTGCAGGAAGCTGAGAAGGCCCGGGAAGAAGATCAATTTATCTCGAATCCGGTCTTGCCAGATGATTTACTAAAGGAAGCTGTTCCTGGTAACATTCGCCGGGCTGAACATTTTGTCTCTTTTTTGAAGAGATTCATCGAATATCTGAAGACTCGGATGAAGGTCACCCATACCATTTCTGAGACACCTCCTTCTTTCCTCACTCACCTGAAAGACCTTACTTATATTGAACGAAAGCCTTTGAGGTTTTGTGCCGAGCGCTTGACGTCACTTGTACGGACGCTGGAACTTGTCAACATTGAAGATTATCAGCCTCTTCAAGAGGTGGCAACATTTGCAACACTGGTCGCAACTTATGATAAGGGATTTGTTCTCATCCTTGAGCCCTTCGAGTCCGAAGCGGCTACTGTACCGAATCCGATCCTCCATTTCACGTGCTTGGATGCCGCTATTGCCATCAAGCCGGTATTCGATCGCTTCAGCTCTGTGATCATTACCTCGGGAACATTGTCACCCTTAGAAATGTATCCGAAAATGCTGGGGTTCACCGCTGTTCTGCAGGAATCATACAGCATGACACTCGCTCGGCGATCTTTCTTGCCCATGATTGTCACTCGAGGCTCAGACCAAGCACAGGTTTCATCTTCGTTTGGAATTCGCAACGACCCCGGTGTTGTGCGAAACTACGGAAGCCTAGTTACCGAGTTTGCTCGCATCACACCCGACGGCGTTGTCGTTTTCTTCCCCTCCTATCTCTACATGGAATCAATCATTAGCATGTGGCAAGGTATGGGCATTCTGGATCAAATCTGGAACTATAAATTGATTCTCGTGGAAACCCCCGATGCACAAGAATCATCACTCGCCCTGGAGACTTACCGAACAGCTTGTTGCAACGGACGTGGCGCAATCTTGTTCTGTGTCGCTCGAGGCAAAGTTTCCGAGGGTATTGATTTCGATCACCATTACGGTCGTGCAGTGTTGTGTATTGGTGTTCCCTTCCAATACACAGAATCTCGAATTCTGAAAGCTCGTCTCGAGTTCTTGCGTGAGAATTACCGCATTCGGGAGAACGACTTCTTATCTTTCGACGCTATTCGACATGCCGCCCAGTGTCTGGGTCGTGTCTTGCGTGGAAAAGACGACTACGGAGTCATGGTGTTGGCAGATCGTCGATTCGAGCGAAAGCGTCCTCAACTCCCCAAGTGGATCAACCAGGCAATGTTGGACAGCGAAACCAATCTTAGCACTGATATGGCTGTATCAAATGCCAAGAACTTCTTGCGGACCATGGCCCAGCCTTTTAAATCGAAAGATCAAGAAGGCATTTCCACCTGGGGCTTGGCTGATATCGAGCGACATGAGGCAAAGAGGAGGACCGAGGAAGAGCGGATGATGAGAGAGGTGAATGACGGGCACCCAATAGGTGGAATTATCCCGTCTGCATCCCTGGTCGTCGAGGATGAATACGACGATAACATTGATGCGGACCTCATGATGCTCGATGCGCCATAA